Within Phragmitibacter flavus, the genomic segment AATATCAACCTCATCAGCGGCGGCTCCCTCCGCCCCGGTGCCAGCACCAACCCCACCGCTGCCGCCACCACCGGCGACCAGCTCGGTGCCCTCAACATCACCGGCAACCTCGGCCTCACCGGCGGCTCCGCCGTCCTTCAAATCACCTCCCCCAGCCTCAACGACGCAGGCGTCGCCGCCGCTTACACCGCAGGTGCCGCCGCCCTCACCGCTTATCTCAATACCAACGCCGACGACTGGAACGCCGCCACCTACACCGACGCCAATGGCATCCCCAAACACGACTACGTTGACGTCAGCGGCGACTTCACCTGGAACACCGGCAGCACCATCACCTACACCGGCATCAACTACAACCCGACCGTCGGCGACATCCTCAACCTCTGGGACTGGACCACCCTCGGTGGCACCTTCGACCTCGGGGCCGACGCCAACTTCCAACGCGAAGGCGGCCTGCTTGGCGACCTCGAGCTCCCCGACTTCGACGGCATCCTCTACGACCTCAGCCTCTTCCAATCCCACGGCATCGCCGTTGTCGTCGTGATCCCCGAACCCTCCAAATCCATCCTTATCCTCCTCGGTCTCTCCGCTTTTCTTCTGCGCCGACGGAGGTAAAATCCAGCGGAGCATTCATCGCCATGGTAAACGGGAGCGTCTCAGCTCAACTTTACCATTCCTGGCTCCAAGTCCCAAATGGAACCTGGCTAGCTAGCGCACGGCAGGCTCCAACTAATGATGCAGCTCATCCTCTTTCGGCTCCGGCAGCCAATGCGTTAAAATCGCCCCCACCAGCGCATACGCTCCAGCCACACTCGCCGCCACCAACGCAATCTTCGCCGGATCAGGTTTGTCGGAAGCCGACAACGTCAGCGTAAGCCACGCCGCCGCCGTGCCGATCACGCGACCCCCAATGTTCGCCGCAAAACTCTCCCCCGTGCCACGCAAATGCACTGGAAAAACCAGGGGAATGTAGTTCCCCCAAAAACTGAACTGCGCCACCGTCAGCAATCCCGCCACAAAGATCCCGATCTTCACCCAGATCAACGACCCGTCGTTGCCCAAATTCCCCGCGACCCACCAAAACAACAGCGGCACAAAAATCAAAGAGGGAATCTGGAACAAGCGGAACAAATTGCGCTTGCTTGCGATCCTCAACACCAGCAACGCCAGCAAAAATCGTCCCACCAATCCACCCACTTCCTGCCACGTCGTCACCCCGGCCACGGTCTGATCCGTCGCATTGCCACCCAATTGACGCAACCTTCCCTCTGGCAAAGGCGGTTGTCCCGCCGCAGCGGCCTCCGCGACCGCCTTGTCGCGTGCCTCTTTCGCCACCGCCAGCACCTCCACATGCCCCTTGCCCGGTGCCCCCAAAATTTGCGGCAACTGTTGAATCGCTCCAAACGCAATGCCGTAACTCGCCGCAAAAACCAACGTTGTCACAATCGTCGTCACCCGC encodes:
- a CDS encoding PEP-CTERM sorting domain-containing protein; the protein is NINLISGGSLRPGASTNPTAAATTGDQLGALNITGNLGLTGGSAVLQITSPSLNDAGVAAAYTAGAAALTAYLNTNADDWNAATYTDANGIPKHDYVDVSGDFTWNTGSTITYTGINYNPTVGDILNLWDWTTLGGTFDLGADANFQREGGLLGDLELPDFDGILYDLSLFQSHGIAVVVVIPEPSKSILILLGLSAFLLRRRR